The Coffea arabica cultivar ET-39 chromosome 1e, Coffea Arabica ET-39 HiFi, whole genome shotgun sequence genome has a window encoding:
- the LOC140016832 gene encoding uncharacterized protein, giving the protein MPTYVMACFRLPRGLCRQITAKIATFWWGKCEQETCVHWASFQKLSEVKGRGGIRFRDLEAFNTALLAKQIWRFLTAPNLLVSKVMKAKYMKDPNWMEKNPSNSASWSWKSIHSAKSLLLAGLWKRIGDGRSVSIWKDRWITRSEKGMVSGTKPEDYTLEWVNELIEVGRWKTEQLQKWFGNKDAEFIKDIPTSIGRRKGKLIWCYSKSGMYTVKTGYAVARQFEAKQCELRGHDAETSWEIRKHSLWKKLWHMKVNAKLKHFMWKYLQNCLPVNEVLSKKLGKGEGRCGCCRKAEETIEHLFFSCENAAEVWKMAPVRWDGLQDKQHNLWL; this is encoded by the coding sequence ATGCCAACATATGTGATGGCTTGCTTTAGACTCCCTAGAGGCTTATGTAGACAAATCACAGCTAAAATTGCAACGTTCTGGTGGGGAAAATGTGAGCAAGAAACCTGTGTACATTGGGCAAGCTTTCAGAAGCTTTCAGAAGTTAAGGGAAGAGGAGGAATAAGATTTAGAGATTTAGAAGCTTTCAACACGGCCTTGCTGGCAAAGCAAATTTGGAGATTCTTAACAGCTCCAAATTTGCTAGTAAGCAAGGTAATGAAGGCAAAATACATGAAAGACCCAAACTGGATGGAAAAAAATCCCTCAAACTCAGCTTCCTGGAGTTGGAAGAGTATACACAGTGCAAAATCACTACTATTAGCTGGACTTTGGAAAAGAATTGGGGATGGCAGGTCGGTAAGTATATGGAAAGACAGATGGATAACTAGATCTGAAAAAGGCATGGTGTCCGGCACAAAACCTGAGGATTACACGTTGGAATGGGTAAACGAGTTGATAGAAGTGGGGAGATGGAAAACTGAACAACTCCAGAAATGGTTCGGTAACAAGGATGCTGAATTCATAAAAGATATCCCAACTAGCATAGGAAGAAGAAAGGGTAAGCTGATCTGGTGCTACTCCAAATCTGGAATGTACACCGTTAAGACTGGCTATGCAGTAGCAAGACAATTTGAGGCCAAACAATGTGAACTGAGAGGACATGATGCTGAGACAAGTTGGGAGATAAGAAAGCACAGTCTGTGGAAGAAGCTATGGCATATGAAAGTGAACGCAAAGCTCAAACATTTCATGTGGAAATATTTGCAGAATTGTTTACCGGTCAATGAGGTGCTGTCAAAAAAACTGGGAAAGGGAGAAGGAAGATGTGGCTGCTGTAGGAAAGCTGAGGAAACAATTGAACATTTGTTCTTCTCCTGTGAAAATGCAGCAGAAGTATGGAAAATGGCTCCAGTCAGATGGGATGGATTACAGGACAAGCAACATAATCTATGGCTTTAA